Genomic window (Bacteroidota bacterium):
AGCAGACCATCTTTGCCGAGAACGAGCAGGGCTATCTCGTCCTCGATCAGCCCATCTCGCCGCAGGCATGGAGCGTGGGCGTCGGCTATGCGCGCGCGCTGACCGACCGCTTCTCGGTAGGCGGCCAGATCAAATACGCGAGCCAAGACCTCGGTGACAGCGTCCAGGAGATCACCAGCAGTGGCGCCTTTCTGACGCAAGCCAATCAGGAGGGCGTGGTGGCCTACGACTTCGGCGTGCTCTACAAGACCGGATTCCGCAGCCTCAACTTTGCGGTGAGTGCGCGCAACTTCGCCCCGGAGGTCACCTTCGAGCAGGAGAGCTTTCAACTGCCACTCACCCTCCAGATCGGCGTTTCGATGGACGTACTCGACCTCACCGAAGTGGGCGCCGGGGACGTGCACCAGTTCGTCGTGGCGGTCGACGCGAACAACCCGCGGGACTTCTCCGAGCAGATCAAGCTGGGCGGCGAATACACCTTCGCCAACACCTTTTCTGTCCGAGGCGGCTACGTCTTCCCCGCCGATCAAGAGAGTATCAGCCTTGGCGCGGGCCTCCAGCAGTCGTTCGGCGGGATCGGCTTCGGTGCGGACTACGCCTACACCAACTTTGGCGTGTTCGACGCGGTGCAGCGCATCGGCTTCCGCCTCATGTTCTGACGGGCCACCCGACCCCTGCTCTCACTTGCCTCTCTACCCCAGCCTCCATGCTCACGCTCGTT
Coding sequences:
- a CDS encoding PorV/PorQ family protein, which codes for MRLLLLTVLTLTLVLGAAPTSEAQNDIERDKLAQTGMKFLSISADPRAAAMGSAATAREGGSAMLFYNPAGMVRFDGAVDAMFGQTQWIADISYNFGSIAYRPLGGRLGVIGVSLTFADYGDLQQTIFAENEQGYLVLDQPISPQAWSVGVGYARALTDRFSVGGQIKYASQDLGDSVQEITSSGAFLTQANQEGVVAYDFGVLYKTGFRSLNFAVSARNFAPEVTFEQESFQLPLTLQIGVSMDVLDLTEVGAGDVHQFVVAVDANNPRDFSEQIKLGGEYTFANTFSVRGGYVFPADQESISLGAGLQQSFGGIGFGADYAYTNFGVFDAVQRIGFRLMF